A region from the Linepithema humile isolate Giens D197 chromosome 1, Lhum_UNIL_v1.0, whole genome shotgun sequence genome encodes:
- the LOC136997959 gene encoding uncharacterized protein yields MAMAIPLIPHIRFQEAFTILQRIADNICDNHPAVLRFMSYIRNIWLDISTKVSVYNCPVRTNNFVESFHNTASKHFGRHTSIWIFIDNLKKLIITQQIDFGRAKNNLQVRRSNLKISKKRNDFILQKQEDLRQNRIALTEFLKSFHQFTETQQYLIDATSSSVMHNNEVDDICGDLLSELSIQHDKEFNKSDNTDSSNTHKNTHRRPRRRRTRFPPENSTSVETGSEGDHNPTIRETSMPESEGMPTKVTECHLHDVAENILIVPEDDNGFWNMTNDLDNIV; encoded by the exons ATGGCAATGGCAATTCCATTAATACCGCATATCAGATTTCAAGAAGCGTTCACAATATTACAACGTATTGCTGATAACATATGTGATAATCATCCTGCTGTGTTGCGGTTTATGTCGTATATCCGTAATATATGGCTTGATATATCTACAAAAGTTTCAGTTTACAACTGTCCTGTGCGAACTAACAATTTCGTAGAAAGCTTCCATAATACAGCATCAAAACATTTTGGTAGACATACAAGCATCTGGATATTTATAG ataatttgaAGAAACTGATCATTACTCAGCAAATTGATTTTGGTCGCGcaaaaaataatcttcaaGTACGACGCTCTAATCttaaaattagcaaaaaaagaaatgattttataCTCCAAAAACAAGAAGATCTGAGACAAAATAG gatTGCTCTGacggaatttttaaaatcttttcatcAATTTACCGAGACTCAACAATATCTTATTGATGCAACTTCCTCATCTGTAATGCATAACAATGAAGTAGATGACATTTGCGGCGATTTGTTATCAGAATTATCTATTCAACATGATAAAG AATTTAACAAAAGTGATAATACTGATTCAAGcaatacacataaaaatacacaTCGTCGACCACGGCGAAGAAGGACGCGTTTTCCACCAGAAAACAGTACATCAGTTGAAACTGGGTCTGAAGGGGATCATAATCCCACGATTCGTGAGACTTCAATGCCTGAAAGTGAAGGCATGCCAACAAAAGTGACAGAATGTCATTTACACG atGTCGCCGAAAATATACTCATAGTTCCGGAGGATGATAACGGATTTTGGAATATGACAAATGATTtagataatattgtataa